A region of Aquarana catesbeiana isolate 2022-GZ linkage group LG08, ASM4218655v1, whole genome shotgun sequence DNA encodes the following proteins:
- the MRPL16 gene encoding large ribosomal subunit protein uL16m: protein MALPLWNRLTGLRGLLLTGRVSNTYRTATAGLKSYEPPPDFRGVQMKEKPKLRFLNRAPDLVKVVKMPKNLRDIRGPATEGRDFREGKYGILALGGGYLRWGHFEMMRLTLNRKFDARTTFSLWMVEAPNKPITRKGLGQRMGGGKGAVDHYVTPVKTDQLILEVGGHCEFEEVLPALEQVAKKLPFPAKAVSRESLKQMREELEEKRRNNQNPWTFERLVTRNMMGCRKYLSPYDLHLKGRYWGKHYLKDRV from the exons ATGGCGCTGCCGTTGTGGAACCGCCTAACGGGGCTCCGAGGTCTACTGCTGACAG GCCGTGTGTCCAACACATACAGAACCGCCACAGCCGGACTGAAGTCTTATGAACCGCCGCCGGATTTTAGAG GGGTCCAGATGAAGGAGAAACCCAAACTACGCTTTCTGAACAGGGCGCCGGACCTAGTGAAAGTGGTGAAAATGCCTAAGAACCTACGAGACATCCGCGGCCCTGCGACCGAGGGACGGGACTTCCGAGAAGGAAAATACGGCATCTTG gcTCTGGGAGGCGGCTACTTACGCTGGGGCCATTTTGAAATGATGCGTTTGACCTTAAACCGTAAGTTTGACGCTCGCACCACCTTCAGCCTGTGGATGGTGGAAGCGCCCAACAAGCCCATTACTCGCAAAGGACTTGGCCAGCGTATGGGCGGAGGGAAAGGCGCTGTGGACCATTATGTCACCCCAGTCAAAACCGACCAGCTTATCTTGGAAGTGGGGGGTCACTGCGAGTTTGAAGAGGTCCTGCCGGCCCTGGAACAAGTGGCCAAGAAGCTTCCTTTCCCAGCAAAGGCCGTTAGTCGGGAGAGCCTAAAACAGATGCGGGAGGAGTTGGAGGAGAAGCGAAGGAACAACCAGAATCCATGGACATTCGAACGCCTTGTGACCCGCAATATGATGGGATGTAGGAAGTATCTAAGTCCATATGACCTTCATTTGAAGGGCAGATACTGGGGTAAACACTACCTGAAAGATCGTGTGTGA